The Brassica oleracea var. oleracea cultivar TO1000 chromosome C6, BOL, whole genome shotgun sequence genomic interval TGTTGTTTTCCCGGTTTTTTTTATTTCAGGTACAAAGCACAGCTGCTAAGTTCCTTCCTGAGGGGGAACGGAGTCACACTTTTTAAGGTGAGAGAGGAGATTATAAAGCTGCTAGGGAAATCAGATATGTACTTCTTTAGCCCTGAGCATCCCTCCTCTAACCGAACCGGCTCGCAAGGCCGTTGACTGGGCTGTTGACGAGGAGAAGAAATCTGGTGTGCTGCATAAACAACAACAACCATCTTTAATTATTTTCTAAAATCCCTTTTGTGTTTGTTTCCTAGCACAACTGATACTGATTGGTCACACAGGTGTGGATGGACTGCCTACCTGCTTCTGGGAGTTTGGTCTCAGAAGGATTCAGCAGGCCGCCAGATTTTGGAGGCGCTCGGGTTCAACGAAGATAAAGCCAAACAAGTTGCTGTATCGGTAAGTTTTTTTGAAACGTGAACAAAAGGCTTACGCTAAGTGGCATGTTGTTGAAGTGTTTGAGTTTGGTTTCAGATGTAGACTTGAGCTTCAAGAAACAAGGTCAATAGTGATGAAGTTTGTTTCAATCAGCAAAAGCAGCTCCTGATTTCAAGACCCCTTTCTTGAAGGAGTCACCTTATCAAATAAGACTCATAGGCCATCATCGTTAGCATTCTCTTTCAGTACTTGGTTGCTGTTAAGTTTTATTTGTTTTTGCACTATTCAGCTACAATGCATCTTCTTATCACAGTTCACAACTCCAGAATTATAATTCAATTGCTTTTGCTTCCCAGATAGGTATATTATGTTACTTCCAGGTTGGCTATTTTATGACATTTTTGTTACTTGAATGATATATGTACAACTTCGATTCAGCTTTCTAGTTGGATCATTATGCTTGGAAATAAAAGTGTATATTATTTGATCATTTAAAGATTTAAAATACATCAAAAATTGTATTCAATTATCTAAGACAAAAAAAACTATAAACTAAAACCTATGCAACTTCTCGGCTCTACTCAACGGCAACTGCTTGGCCAACGTGAGTCGTCCAGACTGTTTGTAATCAAAAGGACAAGAATGTTCCTCAGGATATCGATGTGACCCACAAAAGATGTGTCCGCATCTGCAGCTAAATCCGGTCACCCCTACTTTCCTATGACACGTTTCGCATCTCTGTTTTCTAACTGGTTCTTGTACGGCTACTATTGGACTTGTCGGAGGAACTGTTGATGGCTCAGGCTTGAGGTCAAGTTTGAGATTGGCCAATTGTTCAAGCAGCCTGTGTTCAAAAACACTCTTTTTGTAGCAAAGGGAGCAGAGATTATTGTTCTTTCGCGTCCCGAAGAGTCCACAGCCTCCAACGCACGGTACGGCTTCTGTTTCGTTCGCGTTCGCCATCTTCTCTTAAAAAGATTTTCTTCTTCTCGCTCTCTTCTAGTACGTGATTCAAAGATTATTGTGTGTGGGTTCTATGAGCTAGTCCTGGAGGTTTTAGTTGTTCAATCAATGTTAAGTTTCCTTTTTCGGTATGTAACTTAAAATATGATAAGTAAATTATTAGTGCTTGTCTTTCTTGTGGACGGACATTTCCTTTTACATAAAAAAGGAAAGAATCCGTTGATACAGTTGACGCAAGAAAAAAATTAAATAGGAAGCCGTGTTTTATCTTCGAACAGCATAAAGTTGACTATAAAATAGTGTTGACTTCAAGTTTCCTTTTTTCTTTTAAATGGACAAATTAGTAAATAAACACACGTAATAGAATGATCTTATCAGATTTTAGCAATAATAAAAAATACTGTATCACTAATTAAACGAGCTCACGGAAGCTGCTGATGAAGACGAGCTCGAAGTCTATAATTGTGATCGAGGATATAGACTGTTCGATCGATTTACTGTGAACCGGAGATAATGTTAACCGGGTCCGGTTTAGGAGATGAATCGGGAAATGGGAAAACGATTACGTTGTCCAGTTTGTTGAATTTTACTGATGGGCTTTGGTCTTGCTGTGGCAGCGAGACGATCTTCGTGTTCACGACCAATAACGTTGAGAAGCTTGATCCTGCGTTGCTTAGAAGCGGGAGGATGGATATGCATGTGCACATGAGTTACTGTACGTTTGCTTCGGCGAAGATCTTGCTGAGGAACTACTTGGGGTACGAGGAAGGGGACATAAGCGACGACGTTTTGGAGGAGCTTGAAGGGGTGGTGGATAAGGCGGAGATCACGCCGGCTGACGTAGGCGAGGCTCTTATTAAGAATAGGAGGGACAAGGAGGGAGCTGCGAGGGAGCTGTTGGAGGATATGAAAAGAAGTGGAGAGAAACGAGAAGAATGGGAAGTTAAGGGGTCAGAATGGGAGCTTTAAGGTGGCTGATGACGAGCAGGAGAAGAGGGCTCTGGACAGTCCTTATGGAGAAGAAGAAGAAGAGATTGAGGACAGCATTTGCAAGAATAATGAAGATTAAGTGTTTTAATGTTTCATTGTGCTTAGGTTTCTCTAACATTCTATGTTTTTACAGTGTGACAGTTGTGATCTTTCCTTCTTTTACTCCTTTTTGGTTAATCAACTTTTCGAAGTGGGCTAAAGTGAATGGAGAAGAATAAAAGGAGCTAGTTGAAAAGAGCCAATGGTGGTGCTGGGGATTTTTGTATGTGGGGATTATAAAATGCAAAGAGAATCATTGGATAAACCATTGGCATATGATGTGTTATATGACGTAGTTGGTCATTTTACTTTCAAACATGTTATTCATATTCATACCATGTCAGTGAAATCTTATTTTTGTGTTGTAACATTAATCAGATGGATAATTACTGTGGAAGAAAAGAGTTAACATCTACAATTGAATATGTATAAGCTGATCGCTATTACATGCCAAACCTTATTTGCTATTATATGCTACAAATTGTATGAAATCATCTTTTTGTTAAATTTTATTTTTACCCCATTGCACCAACTTGATTTGGATGGTCACCAATTAGGTATATTAAACATACTTAGTTTTATTTATATACTATTTTTAACTCTTTATGTATTAACATTGACAATTGACTAGCTAATATAAAATATGATAATATTTGAAGTAATATAATCTCTTTGTTGTAAAAAAGGCATAGTATTTATTATGTTATCAATGGTTTATTAACGGATCTAATTCTATTGTCTTATATCAATGTCATATATCTACACAATTCATGATTAAATGTTAAATTGTTACAGTTTCATATACAGTCAGTTATGCATAACCATCAACTACTGGAATGTCATTTTTAACATCATTGAATCGATCACCACCTTTAAAAAATCAGATATTGCAAATTATCTAATAAACTTCTTTATATTTTGTTTGTTTGTATTACTTTGATCCAATTTATATATAGGTTAGTCACGATTAAGTGGAATAAAGTTAAAAGAGCTGGAAAAAGAATATTAAACTGTTGTTAAAACAGATCTCATTGTGTCGTGCAATGTCAAAATACAAAAATAGGACAAATTATTTAGCCTAAAGGCCAAACAGTGATTGTTGACATGTAGTTTATTAGCTTTTCTTGGTTTTGTGAACAACTACATACTCACCATATGGAAATATGTCACAATGTGGTACTGCTTTATTATGCATTAATTATATAGAAAATTAACAAATTTTATGATCATGCTAGTTAATTAAGCAACCAAAAAAATTCACTCCGCCAACTTTTTATTTTTCTTAGTCAGTTTCATATGCTGTTTATTCTGAGGGAGATCTATTTAGTGTCTTGCTCATTCTTTTCCTCTTCATGATTCTCTATTTCGATGTCTCTCTTTTTTCTCAACAAGCTTTTCTTCTTTAAAAATGATTGTTTTCTTTCAGCCTAAAGTTAGTTTTTTGGGGGGTTTTTCTTCTTTCATTTCTTTTTTTTTTTCATTTTTCTGTCGCTGTCATGGTTTTTTGCTCTGATATAGGGTTCACCACCAAAACAAAGTTAATCTAATTTGTTATTTCACTTCTTAACAAATTCTGATTTATCTTTGTTATAGAAAATATATTCTTTTTTTGTTTATTTTTAAATGCTAAACATCAATAAATATTATAAAACCCTTAATGAAACCATAATATTATCGGGTTATCCATCCTAACCCAACAAAAATGGATTCATCCTCCAATTTTAACCTAAAAACAAATATCCCAAAATCACTAGTAATTTGTTCACAAGAACATCTCTATACTCAATCATGTATCCTCCTTGTATGAAGTGCTCTATTCAATAATTGGCTGAATCATCCCTTGCTTTTCAACACAGCACATTACATCATGTTTTAAAAGAAGATAGGTGTATTTAATATAAAGTTTGAGGTGATTTGATTTTTAATAGGTGTAGATGATTTCAACGAATTGAAGAGTTAAGGTGATTTTTGTTAAATCATTTTATAATATTATTTGAAACCATGAGATTTGAGTTTTATTTAATTAAGAAATTCCATCCAAATACTATAAAATCGCTTGACACTTTAAAACTCCAAAACTAAAAATATTTTCAGTAAAAGTGAATTTTTATGAAATACCAATTATTATTTTTTTCCGGCTAAAGATTATCTTTATTAAAATTGAATATAGTTGTTAGAGCTAGAAAAAAACAC includes:
- the LOC106299815 gene encoding zinc finger A20 and AN1 domain-containing stress-associated protein 10-like, whose product is MANANETEAVPCVGGCGLFGTRKNNNLCSLCYKKSVFEHRLLEQLANLKLDLKPEPSTVPPTSPIVAVQEPVRKQRCETCHRKVGVTGFSCRCGHIFCGSHRYPEEHSCPFDYKQSGRLTLAKQLPLSRAEKLHRF